Proteins encoded within one genomic window of Halorussus salilacus:
- a CDS encoding coiled-coil protein, producing the protein MVSVTEEELQNKSKGELIKLAGQLRDRRNELNQKASTRASKRDDLNAKTREKVDEAQEHREKRDELNEQVQEHKEKRNELNAKANELFDEVEQKKSDLELGEGKDLEELESEIEDLEFKQQTEVLSTEEERELIEKIEGKREEYQQRKEKLEGTEDLDELVEEAEEVRAEASRHHEKVTELADKAQEHHNQMIEAYREADDIRDEADEMHESFVEAQEAADQHHEDFVRVQKRLRELDKKEEKERKSEKEKEREEAKEEAEEIYQQFKEGETLDTEDLMKLQKTGLL; encoded by the coding sequence ATGGTAAGTGTAACAGAAGAGGAACTCCAGAACAAGTCGAAAGGCGAACTAATCAAGCTCGCGGGTCAGCTCCGAGACCGACGCAACGAACTCAACCAGAAGGCGAGCACCCGCGCGTCCAAGCGCGACGACCTGAACGCCAAGACCCGAGAGAAGGTCGACGAGGCCCAGGAACACCGCGAGAAGCGCGACGAGCTCAACGAGCAGGTCCAGGAACACAAGGAGAAGCGCAACGAGCTCAACGCGAAGGCAAACGAGCTGTTCGACGAGGTCGAGCAGAAGAAGTCCGACCTCGAACTCGGCGAGGGCAAGGACCTCGAAGAGCTCGAGAGCGAGATCGAGGACCTCGAATTCAAACAGCAGACCGAGGTCCTCTCGACCGAGGAGGAGCGCGAACTCATCGAGAAGATCGAGGGCAAGCGCGAGGAGTACCAGCAGCGCAAGGAGAAGCTCGAGGGCACCGAGGACCTCGACGAGCTCGTCGAGGAGGCAGAAGAGGTCCGCGCCGAGGCCTCGCGCCACCACGAGAAGGTGACCGAGCTCGCCGACAAGGCCCAGGAACACCACAACCAGATGATCGAGGCCTACCGGGAGGCCGACGACATCCGCGACGAGGCCGACGAGATGCACGAGAGCTTCGTCGAGGCCCAGGAGGCGGCCGACCAGCACCACGAGGACTTCGTCCGCGTCCAGAAGCGCCTGCGCGAACTCGACAAGAAGGAGGAGAAAGAGCGCAAGTCCGAGAAGGAGAAGGAGCGCGAAGAGGCCAAGGAGGAGGCCGAGGAGATCTACCAGCAGTTCAAGGAGGGCGAGACCCTCGACACCGAGGACCTCATGAAGCTCCAGAAGACGGGCCTGCTGTAA
- the sppA gene encoding signal peptide peptidase SppA, producing MADSSAAKRAVVVLVGVAVALGVAWPLFVEVPGGNLATLLGIVLALLAAVAGARIASRVAASRFADYDVAEVAVEGPITRDGGGGRLPTTPGGASADDIVEQIDRADEDPAAEALLLKLNTPGGQVVPSDDIRVAAERFDGPTVAYATDVCASGGYWIASGCDAIFARDGSIVGSIGVIGSRVNAAELADKVGLEYERLAAGEYKDAGAPFKEMSESEREYLQGIIDGYYEEFVERVTDGRELDDEQVRDTEARVYLGGDALSIGLVDELGTRRDVKERLAAELGEDEVEVREFEPERALMERFRRGSATLAYSFGAGVASAFAGDDGGVEGVEFELR from the coding sequence GTGGCGGATAGCTCGGCGGCGAAACGCGCGGTCGTCGTCCTCGTCGGCGTCGCGGTCGCGCTCGGGGTCGCTTGGCCCCTCTTCGTGGAGGTGCCGGGCGGGAACCTCGCGACCCTGCTCGGCATCGTGCTGGCGCTTCTCGCGGCGGTCGCGGGGGCGCGAATCGCGAGTCGAGTCGCGGCGAGTCGGTTCGCCGACTACGACGTCGCCGAGGTGGCCGTCGAGGGGCCGATCACCCGCGACGGCGGGGGCGGTCGGCTCCCGACGACGCCCGGCGGCGCGTCGGCCGACGACATCGTCGAGCAGATCGACCGCGCCGACGAGGACCCCGCCGCCGAGGCCCTCCTGCTGAAGCTCAACACGCCGGGCGGACAGGTCGTTCCGAGCGACGACATCCGGGTCGCGGCCGAGCGCTTCGACGGCCCGACCGTCGCCTACGCGACCGACGTGTGCGCAAGCGGCGGCTACTGGATCGCCAGCGGCTGTGACGCTATCTTCGCCCGCGACGGGAGCATCGTCGGGTCCATCGGCGTCATCGGTTCGCGGGTCAACGCCGCCGAACTCGCCGACAAGGTCGGTCTGGAGTACGAGCGGCTGGCGGCTGGCGAGTACAAGGACGCTGGCGCGCCGTTCAAGGAGATGTCCGAGAGCGAGCGCGAGTACCTCCAGGGCATCATCGACGGCTACTACGAGGAGTTCGTCGAGCGCGTGACCGACGGCCGGGAACTCGACGACGAACAGGTCCGGGACACCGAGGCCAGGGTCTACCTCGGCGGGGACGCGCTGAGCATCGGACTGGTGGACGAACTGGGGACCCGGCGGGACGTGAAAGAGCGCCTCGCCGCGGAACTCGGTGAAGACGAGGTTGAGGTCCGGGAGTTCGAACCCGAGCGCGCGCTGATGGAGCGATTCCGGCGCGGGTCGGCGACGCTGGCCTACTCGTTCGGCGCGGGCGTCGCCAGCGCGTTCGCGGGCGACGACGGCGGCGTCGAGGGCGTCGAGTTCGAACTGCGGTGA
- a CDS encoding DUF7123 family protein: MSTTAAGTTTLTDKQQRILQYLRENGRMKTYFKSRLIGDELGLTAKEVGANMTAIAEGNFDVDVEKWGYSSSTTWKVTV, translated from the coding sequence ATGAGCACGACCGCCGCTGGCACGACCACCCTCACCGACAAACAACAGCGCATCCTCCAGTACCTCCGCGAGAACGGCCGGATGAAGACCTACTTCAAGTCCCGGCTCATCGGCGACGAACTCGGCCTGACCGCCAAGGAGGTCGGCGCGAACATGACCGCCATCGCCGAGGGGAACTTCGACGTCGACGTCGAGAAGTGGGGCTACTCCTCTTCGACGACGTGGAAGGTCACGGTCTGA